A genomic region of Haliotis asinina isolate JCU_RB_2024 chromosome 1, JCU_Hal_asi_v2, whole genome shotgun sequence contains the following coding sequences:
- the LOC137282640 gene encoding uncharacterized protein, with the protein MNSYSQALDLVIRFPLNFDIWAPPRQRPTGRYMTILEPLSELPTPSTSLPAPLSTPILRDAPHFVDINLDDDDTPTQSPVRVFLSRVSGFLRRVFRVKMDA; encoded by the exons CCCTTGACCTCGTGATCCGGTTCCCTTTGAACTTTGACATCTGGGCCCCTCCTCGCCAA CGTCCTACTGGGAGGTACATGACCATCCTTGAACCCCTGTCGGAGCTGCCCACCCCTTCCACCTCTCTCCCTGCCCCTCTCTCTACCCCTATCCTCCGTGATGCCCCCCACTTCGTTGACATCAACCTTGATGATGACGACACCCCGACCCAGTCCCCCGTTCGAGTCTTCCTTTCACGTGTGTCTGGATTCTTGAGGAGAGTGTTTCgtgtcaagatggacgcttag